A single Chanos chanos chromosome 8, fChaCha1.1, whole genome shotgun sequence DNA region contains:
- the mapk9 gene encoding mitogen-activated protein kinase 9, giving the protein MTEREGHFYSVQVGDSTFTVLTRYQQLRAIGSGAQGIVCSALDTVLGIPVAVKKLSRPFQNQTHAKRAYRELVLLKCVNHKNIIRLLNVFTPQKSLEEFQDLYLVMELMDASLCQVIHMDLDHERMSYLLYQILCGIRHLHSAGIIHRDLKPSNIVVKSDCTLKILDFGLARTACTNFMMTPYVVTRYYRAPEVILGMKYKENVDIWSVGCIMGEMVKGSVIFQGTDHIDQWNKVIEILGTPSLEFMNRLMETVRNYVMNKPQFPGVSFSELFPDWAFPNETEHDKLKTSQARDLLSKMLVIDPESRISVQEALNHPYIHVWYDPAEADAPAPQISDKQLEEREHSIEQWKELIYKEVMDWEERNKNGVLKEECVFDGVANSSATPSQSSSINDISSMSTEQTLASDTDSSCVDTLTASLEE; this is encoded by the exons ATGACTGAGAGGGAGGGGCACTTCTATAGTGTGCAGGTGGGTGACTCCACCTTCACCGTGCTCACAAGGTACCAGCAGCTCCGTGCCATTGGTTCTGGAGCCCAGGGCATTGTCTG TTCGGCTCTGGACACCGTTTTGGGAATCCCCGTAGCAGTGAAGAAACTGAGTCGACCCTTTCAGAACCAGACTCACGCCAAGCGGGCCTACAGAGAACTGGTGCTGCTCAAATGCGTCAACCACAAAAAT ATTATTAGGTTGCTCAATGTCTTCACACCACAGAAGTCGTTGGAAGAGTTCCAGGATTT GTACCTGGTGATGGAGTTGATGGATGCCAGCCTTTGTCAAGTGATCCACATGGACCTGGACCATGAGAGAATGTCCTACCTGCTCTACCAGATCCTGTGTGGCATCCGACACCTGCATTCAGCTGGCATCATCCACAGG gATCTGAAGCCCAGTAACATAGTGGTGAAGTCCGACTGCACTTTAAAGATCCTGGACTTTGGGCTGGCCAGGACTGCATGCACAAACTTCATGATGACTCCGTATGTGGTGACCAGATATTACCGAGCCCCTGAGGTTATCCTGGGCATGAAGTACAAAGAGAACG TGGATATCTGGTCTGTGGGCTGTATCATGGGAGAAATGGTCAAAGGAAGCGTCATATTCCAGGGCACAGATC ATATTGACCAGTGGAACAAGGTCATAGAGATTTTGGGCACACCCTCTCTGGAGTTCATGAACCGTTTGATGGAGACAGTAAGGAACTACGTAATGAACAAGCCTCAGTTCCCAGGTGTGAGCTTCAGCGAGCTCTTCCCAGACTGGGCCTTCCCAAACGAAACCGAACACGACAAACTTAAGA CCAGTCAAGCTCGGGACCTGCTCTCCAAGATGCTAGTGATTGATCCTGAGAGTCGTATCTCAGTCCAGGAGGCTCTGAACCACCCCTACATTCACGTGTGGTACGATCCAGCTGAGGCTGACGCG cCTGCCCCACAGATATCAGACAAGCAGTTGGAAGAGAGGGAGCACAGCATTGAACAGTGGAAAG AGCTGATCTATAAAGAAGTGATGGACTGGGAGGAGAGGAACAAAAATGGAGTGCTAAAGGAggagtgtgtct TCGACGGAGTGGCAAACAGCAGTGCCACACCCTCCCAGTCCTCCTCCATAAACGACATCTCATCCATGTCCACTGAGCAGACACTGGCTTCTGACACTGACAGCAGCTGCGTAGATACCCTGACTGCATCACTAGAGGAGTGA
- the LOC115819836 gene encoding rho GTPase-activating protein 24, whose protein sequence is MPENKQTVQRTSSYLSHSAYRKIKRVLSFRRRVFGQRLEETVLYERRYGDHMAPLVVEQCVDFIREHGLLEVGLFRQPGQATLVKELQEAFDAGEKPSFDSSTDVHTVASLLKLYLRELPEPLVPFSCYQEFLTCGKKIPTQRDLALLELRNLLHELPVANFNLLNYICSFLNEVQSYSSTNKMSIQNLATVFGPNILRPKAEDPESIIGGAAAVQNLMSELIREHTLLFSREVQCDVSKPSPPASLSSHRHYSQVEWMSTNPLTQPDNQTQPCLSTNILPSPTQASISHNAERRKPSVQVLWNKNTTLHPFNKNHHIQQQQQHDKTEASSSQTSPTLMYEKDTPPHQSHIYQSLPTGLLPPPPPPSPPTACPSIMGESVIAEQAEEQADGRVESCDWAGSDENSWEREKGLGGMSGSSEAQDSTMSVYDNMNASEHGGEEGGEGEGFTAGEAEQKAGTASVAGSSSSWSSCEVLLPDGREEGRSGGTGSPCHSATRFPSYGTDHREAQGELHPNSPTSSSVPTDAPLSTGSSEVFLPSAPPDPQGPIASHAIQCLLTGLQQQMARQRAEYEAKIYRLERKNEVLQGEVAGLRSSLEQQRRWVSMAEIKMRNVERARADADRRNATLQQEMEQFFDSFGELNSEARKAERIVQSF, encoded by the exons ATGCCAGAAAACAAGCAGACAGTGCAGCGTACCAGCAGCTATCTCTCACACTCGGCATACAGGAAAATCAAGAGAGTGTTGAGCTTCAGGAGGC GTGTTTTTGGCCAGAGGTTGGAAGAGACGGTTTTGTATGAGCGCCGCTATGGAGATCACATGGCCCCTCTGgttgtggagcagtgtgtggacTTCATCCGAGAGCACGGCCTGCTGGAGGTGGGGCTGTTCAGGCAGCCCGGCCAGGCCACGCTGGTCAAAGAGCTCCAGGAGGCCTTTGACGCTGGTGAGAAACCCTCTTTTGACAG TAGTACAGATGTCCACACTGTGGCATCTCTTCTGAAGCTGTATCTCAGGGAACTGCCTGAGCCTCTGGTGCCCTTCTCATGCTACCAAGAATTCCTCACGTGTGGCAAAAAAATCCCCACGCAGCGAGATCTG GCTTTGCTGGAACTAAGGAATCTTCTTCATGAGCTTCCTGTTGCCAACTTTAACCTACTGAACTATATCTGTTC GTTTTTGAATGAGGTCCAGTCCTACTCCAGCACTAACAAAATGAGCATTCAGAATCTTGCAACTGTTTTTGGACCAAACATCCTACGACCCAAAGCTGAAGATCCAGAGAGTATAATTGGAG GGGCAGCTGCAGTGCAGAACCTCATGTCAGAGCTGATTAGAGAGCACACTCTGCTCTTCTCCAGAGAAGTCCAGTGCGACGTTTCCAAACCCTCACCCCCTGCCTCCCtgtcctcacacagacactacagCCAGGTGGAGTGGATGTCCACcaacccactcacacagcctgaCAACCAGACACAGCCATGTCTTAGCACTAACATTCTCCCATCTCCAACCCAGGCCTCCATCTCCCACAACGCTGAAAGGAGGAAGCCCTCTGTTCAGGTTCTttggaataaaaacacaacactccacCCCTTCAACAAAAATCATCATattcaacagcagcagcagcatgaCAAAACTGAGGCGTCCTCTTCCCAGACGAGCCCCACCCTAATGTATGAGAaagacaccccaccccaccaatCACATATTTATCAGTCTTTGCCCACTGgacttctccctcctcctcctcctccatcacctcccACTGCATGCCCCTCTATAATGGGAGAGAGTGTAATTGCTGAACAGGCAGAGGAGCAGGCCGATGGCAGAGTGGAGTCCTGTGACTGGGCCGGTTCGGATGAAAACAgctgggagagggagaaggggttGGGGGGGATGAGTGGGAGCAGTGAGGCACAGGACAGCACCATGTCTGTCTACGACAACATGAACGCTAGCGAACACGGCGGGGAagagggtggggagggggaggggtttaCAGCAGGGGAGGCGGAGCAGAAGGCTGGCACTGCCAGCGTGGCGGGGAGCAGCAGCTCCTGGTCGTCCTGCGAAGTGCTGCTCCCGGACGGCAGAGAGGAAGGCAGGAGCGGTGGAACCGGAAGTCCGTGCCACAGCGCCACCCGTTTCCCCTCCTATGGTACGGACCACAGAGAGGCGCAGGGAGAGCTCCACCCCAACTCCCCCACGTCCTCCTCTGTTCCCACTGATGCCCCTCTCAGCACGGGCAGCAGTGAAGTTTTCTTGCCCTCAGCTCCTCCAGATCCCCAGGGCCCCATTGCATCCCATGCTATACAATGCCTCCTAACAGGGCTCCAGCAGCAGATGGCCAGGCAACGGGCTGAGTATGAAGCCAAGATTTACAG gctAGAAAGGAAGAACGAGGTCCTCCAGGGTGAAGTGGCGGGACTGCGTTCCAGTCTCGAGCAGCAGCGCCGCTGGGTCAGCATGGCCGAAATCAAAATGCGCAATGTTGAGCGAGCTCGTGCAGATGCGGACCGCCGAAATGCCACGCTGCAGCAAGAGATGGAGCAGTTCTTCGACTCTTTCGGAGAGCTCAATTCCGAGGCGAGGAAAGCCGAGCGCATCGTCCAAAGTTTTTAA